The sequence below is a genomic window from Candidatus Nanopelagicales bacterium.
GCCCTCACCGCGGCCACCGCCCTCGCCACCGCCCTCGCCGCCGCCCTCACCGGTCGCCCGGCCAGGCCCGCCACGCCACGAACCCCCCGCACCCCCTCGGCCGAATGAGTCCAGGCGTTGCTTTCGGCCCCGAAACGGCCCCACAAGCGACGCCTGGACTCATTCCGTCGCGAAGGGGCGGAGGGCGGAGGCGGTGAGGCGGAGACGGACGGCGGTCAGGCGGGGGCGGGGAGCCAGTGGTCGGCGGGGGCGGGGTGGCCGAGGTACCAGCCCTGGCCGGCACGCCACCCGGCGGCGCGCATCACCCGCGCGTGCTCGACGGTCTCGATGCCCTCGGCGACGGTGTGCAGGCCCATCCCCTCGGCCAGGGACGCGATCCCCTCCGCCAGCCGCAGCGGACCCTCCCCGCCGAGGGCGGCCGAGGTGTACGCGCGGTCCAGCTTCAGCGCCCCCACCGGCAGGTCGCGCAGGTGGGCCACCGAGGAGAAGCCGGCGCCGAAGTCGTCGACGTACAGCGGGACGCCGGCACGCACCATCCGGGTCAGGTGGCCGGCGGCCTCGGGGCTCACCCGCGACAGCACGGTCTCCGTGATCTCCGCGGCCAGCGCGCCCGGCCGCGGGGCGACCGCCACGGCCCGGTCGACGAACGACCCGAGCAGGTCCGGCGCCGACACCTGGGTCCCGGACAGGTTGACGGTGACCCGCAACTCCGGGTCAAGCGACGACGCGAACGCGCCAGCGGCGTCCAGAGCGCGCTCCCCGATCCACTGGATCAGTGACGGATCGTCCTCGGCGGCCTCCAGGAACTGCCCCGCGGCGATCAGGCCGCGCTGGGGGTGCCGCCACCGGGCCAGCGCCTCGTAGCCGACGGTGTCGGTGGTCCGCAGGTCGACGATCGGCTGGAACCAGAACTCCAGCTCGTGGGCCCGGTCCCCGAGGTCGCGCAGCCGCATCAGCCCGTCGCGCAGGTGCACCGCCTCGCGGGCACGGCCCCGCATCTCCTCGGTGTACACCGCGGTGCGGCCCGGCCCCGCGCGCTTGGCGGTGGCGAGCGCGGCCATCGCCTCCTGGACCAGGTCGTCGGCGTCGGCCCCGGGCCGGGTCGCGGTGGCCCCGACACAGGCCGACAGACGGATCCGCTGGCCCACGACCCGGCGGTCGGCGCCGAGGACCTGTCCGGCGGCCTCGGCGTGCTCGGCCGCCGCTGTGCCGCTGCCGGCAGCCCCCACGACGAGGAACACGTCGCTGTAGAGACGGCCCACCGACGCCCGCTCGCCCACCGCGTCCTGCAGCTGGCCGGCCACCTCCCGCAGCACCGCGTCGCCCGCACTCCCGGAGAACGCCTCGTTGACGACGCGGAACCCGTCGAGGTCGGTGACCAGCACGCACCGAGCACCGGGGCCCCACTCGGAGGCGACGCCCTCGAGCCGGCTGAGGACCTCCGGACGGGACAGCACCCCGGTCACCGCGTCGTGCTCGGCCGCCCAGCGCAGCTGCGTCTCGGCCCGGTGCTCGTCGGTCCGGTCGACCACCTGCAGCAGCGTCGAGCCTCCGGCGTGCCCGCGGGTGGCCACCACGTCGCCCCAGGCCACCGAGCCGTCGTCACGCAGGATGCGGACCCGCTGGGCCGGGCCGTTCGCCTCCACCGCACCGGACCGGCCCATCAGGTCCTGCCACGCGGTGCCGACGACCCCGCCGTCGGAGGCGCCGACCAGCTCGACGAACGAGGCGTTCGCGGCGGTCACGCGCCCGAACGGGTCGAGCACGGCGAAGCCGACCGCCGAGCCGGACATCACCTGGCGGTAGGCGCGCTGGGCGGCGTCCTCAGCGACGCGCTGGGCTTGGCGCCGCTGCTGCGTCGAGGCCACCACGATCGCGGTGGCGAGGATCAGGCCGATCACCACGATCTGCAGCAGCACTTCGGCCGTGGTCGCCGCGCGGGGGTCGTGGAGCAGGGACCACCTGTCGGCCAGGGACCGCGTCGCCACCGTCGACACGACCAGGCCGAGGACGGCCGCCACGGCCAGCGGCATCGCGCCGGACTCCGTGACCGCCCCCAGCGGCAGCCGCCGGGGACGGGCCAGCGCGGCGGCCATGACGACGGCCAGGAGAAGCAGGGCGGACTCGAACGGGATCGACGTGTCCGCCACCGGGTCGACCGTGCCCGGGTCGCCGTACGCGCCGCGCAGCAAGGCGACCAGGGGGATGAAGCCAGCGGTGAGCAGCGCGGTCGCCCCCACGAGCACACTCGTGGGAGACCTCCGGTCGAGCACCGCCACCCCGCCGGCGACCAGGCACGCGGCGATCGCGGCGTACGGGCTGGGCCGACCGGTCGCCTCGGACCCGATCCCCAGCAGGAACTGCAGCGCGAAGAAGGCGCCGCCCACGCCGCCGACGACCGCGACGGCGGCGGCACCCCGGCGCACGACCGACCCGGGCGATCCCCACACCTGGCCCAGCACGGCAACGGCGAGGACCAGGATCAGGACCGACGTCCACGGGGGGACGGGCGAACGTGCGATCACCAACTGCGAGAAGACCACCCCGGCAGCGACACCGGCGAGGGCGGTGGCGGCGGAGCGGTGCCGCCACGTACCGGACCAGCGGGCGGCGTCCTGCTCGCCCGGGGCGACCTGCGGGTCCGAGACCACCCCCGTGCTCACAACCGGACGCTAGAGCGTGCACCGGCCCGACCGCCAGGGGCCGACGCCTCGTAGGTCCGCAGCGGCGGGACCGGGACGACGAACGCCCCGCCCGGGCCGGGCGGGGCGTCCTGCGGGTGGAGCTGAGGGGATTCGAACCCCTGACCCCCTCGATGCGAACGAGGTGCGCTACCGGACTGCGCTACAGCCCCTGGAACGGGTCGTGAGGATAGCAAGCGGCGCGAGAGCCGCCCAAACCGAGCGCGGCCGCCTCGGCAGCCCCGTGCTGCCGTGCACCGGACCTCGGACCGGCTACGCGCCGGCCGCCCGGCGACGCGGCTGGTCCTGCTCCTGGTCGAAGAACGGGTCGGCGTAGGCGGCCACCTCCGCGTCGGCATCGGCCATCCCCACCGCGTCGAGGCCGAGGTCGGCGTCGGTCGCCGGCCGCCGCTGGGTCCGGGCCTGCTCCAGCATGGCCGCGGAATCCCAGGCACCGGGCGACCGCAGGTCGATGTAGCGCGGCACCCCGGAGGCACGCGGCTTGGTGACGTAGGTCGGCAGCGTCGTCTCGACCGGGTCCCAGGCCCCGTCGAGGACGGCGTCGTACGGCTCCTCGGCCGCGGTGTACGCCGCGGGCACGAGCGCCGGCTCGGCGCCGGACTCGGCCGTCGCGGGCCGCGGGACGCGGCGCGCCGCGGCGGGACGGTCGGTCCGGACGGGGCGACGGTCACGCACGTCCCGAGTGGTGCGGCGGGACGCCGCCCGCTCGGGCCGCGGGACACCGGCGAGCAGGACCGCACCCCCGGCGAGGACCGGGACGACAAGGACCACCAGCGGGAGCAGGCCGCGGAGGACGCCGACGGCGACGATCGTGAGGAGCACGCCGACCAGCAGCAGGACCCGGCGACGGCGCACGGCGGCGCGGGCGCGCGCGCGGTCGGCACGCGAGGGACGGACGGGAGCCGGTCGGGGGGTGGGCGGGTGCTTGTCGGTGACCCGGCCGCGGGCCCCGGTCACCGTGACCTCGACGTGGTGCCGGCGGCGCGGCATCAGCAGCTCGCGGTGGTCGCCGTACGGGACGGGCCGCCGCGACAGCGTGCGCATCGCGGTGTTGAACCGGTCCGCGGTGCGCGCCTCGTTGGCCTGGTCGTGACGGCGCAGCCACATGGGCACGAGAACGGCGGCCCACAGGGCGACGATCGCCAGGTAGATCAGACCCGTCACGGGACCACACGGTACGACCCGTCGCGACGACCTCCGCGCACCTTGACGATCATCCGCGCGTCGGCGTGTCGGACGTCACGAGTGACGCGCGCTACACGACGGCGCGTGTCACCCGCAGCGGCGCAGCGGGTTTCGGGCTCAGGCCTGCGCGCGCACGAGGTGCCAGCGTGCGAGCAGCCCGCCGGGAACCTCCTCCGCGGTGAGCGCGAAGGACAGGTGGTCGCGCCAGTCGCCGTCGATGTGCAGGTAGCGCGGACGCAGGCCCTCGTAGCGGAAGCCCAGCTTCTCCACGACGCGGCGGCTGGCCTCGTTCTCCGGCCGGATGTTGACCTCGATGCGGTGCAGCCGCAGCACGTCGAAGCAGTGGTCGACCGCCAGGGCGACCGCGGTGGGCATCACGCCGCGGCCGGCGACGGCCTGGTCCACCCAATAGCCGACGTGCGCGGCGCGCAGCGACCCGTACGTGATCCCGCCGACCGTGAGCTGCCCGGCCAGGCGCCCGTCGACGGTGACCACGAACGGCAGCGCCCGCAGCTCGCGCGCCTCTGCGCGCAGCCGGCGCACCATGACGCCGAACGTGGGCGGCACGTCCTCGTCGGGGAGGGGCAGCGTGGCCTCCCACGGGCGGAGCCACTCGGCGTTGCGGCTGCGGACCTCCCGCCAGGCACCGGCGTCGCGCTGCCGGATGGGCCGCAGCCCCACCGGCCCGTCGCTCAGGTCCACCGGCCAGGGCCGTCGCGACCCGGAGGCGCTCATGGCGCCTCGGTCCGCGGGTGGTCGCCGCCGCGCACCTGGTCCAGGGCGTGCCCGAGGACCGGGCCGAGGACGGCGAGTCCGTCGCGCACGCCCCCCGTGGACCCGGGCAGGTTCACGACGAGGGTTCGCCCGGCCAGTCCGGCCAGTCCGCGGGACAGCACCGCCGTGGCGACGCCGTGGGCGGCGCCGTACGACCGCAGCGCCTCCGCCAGCCCGGGGATCTCCCGGTCCAGGACCCGGCGGGTCATCTCCGGGGTGAGGTCGCCAGGCGTCAGGCCGGTGCCGCCGGTGGTCACGACCAGGTCGTAGCCCGCCGCCACCGCGTCCCGCAGCACCGCCTCGACCGGGTCGCCGTCGGGGACGACCGTCGGCCCGTCGACGTCGAGCCCGAGCCCGGCCAGGCCGTCGACGAGCACCGGACCGGAGCGGTCCGGGTAGACCCCCGCGGCCGCCCGGTTCGAGACCGTGATGACCAGGGCCCGGGGCACCTCAGCCCTCCCGACGCCACAGGCCGGTCTTGCCGCCGGTCTTCTCCTCGACCCGGACGGCGTCGATGACCGCCGCCGGGTCCACCGCCTTGACCATGTCCACCAAGGCCAGCGCGGCGACGGTGACGCAGGTCAGCGCCTCCATCTCCACGCCGGTGCGGTCGGCGGTGCGGACGGTCGCGGAGATCGCGACGTGGTCGTCGCGCACGTCGAGGTCGACCGTCACGCCGTGGATGGCGATCGGGTGGCACAGGGGTACGAGGTCGGGCGTCCGCTTGGCGGCCTGGATGCCCGCGATCCGCGCGACCGCGAGCGCGTCGCCCTTGGGCACACCCGGGCCGCGGAGCAGCCGGACGACCTCGCCGGAGACCGCGACCCGGCCGGTGGCGGTGGCGGTGCGGACCGTCACCTCCTTGCCGGACACGTCGACCATCCGCGCGGCGCCGCGCTCGTCGACGTGGGTCAGCCGGGGGTCCTCGCTCACCCTCACTCCTCCACGTCGGACTCGAGGTCCAGCACGGTCATCAGGTCCCCGGCGGCCACCTCGGTGGTCTCCGGCGGCACGACGATGAGGCAGTCGGCGCGGGCCAGGCCGCCGAGGATGTGCGACCCCTGGCCGCCCACCGGGCGCACGGTGTAGCCGCCGTCGCCCATCGACAGCCGGCCGCGGGCGAACTGGGTCTTGCCCAGCGGGGAGGTGAACGGCTCCAGCACCTCCGCGGTCACCGTCGGCCGGTGCACGCGCGCGAAGCCCAGCATCCGGCGGATGACCGGGCGGACGAAGACCTCGAAGGACACGTACGCGCTCACCGGGTTGCCGGGCAGCGTGAAGATCGGCGTCTCGTCCGGGCCGAGCCGGCCGAAGCCCTGGGGCATCCCCGGCTGCATGGCGACCTTGACGAACTCGACCGTGCCCAGGCGCTGCAGCACCGCCTTGACCGTGTCGTACGCACCCGCGCTCACGCCGCCGGAGGTGACGACCAGGTCGGCACGGACCAGCTGGTCCTCCAGCGTGTCCAGCAGCAGCGCCTCGTCGTCGCGGACCGGTCCCGCACGGAACGCGTCGGCGCCGGCGGCCTGCGCGGCCACGGCCAGCATGACCCCGTTGGAGTCGGGGATCAGTCCGGGGGACAACGCCGCGCCGGCCTCCACCAGCTCGCTCCCGGTGGACAGCACGACCACCCGCGGGCGCGGGCGCACGAGGGCCCGGCCCCGTCCGACGGCCGCCAGCAGGGCCAGCTGCCGGGGACCGAGCACCTGTCCCGCGGTCATGACGACGTCGCCCGCCTGGACGTCCTCCCCGGACCGGCGGATGTACGCGCCCTCAGCCGCGGGCGCGGAGATGCGCACCCGCTGCGTGCCGCCGTCGGTCTGCTCGACTGGGACCACCGCCTCGGCGCCCTCCGGCAGCGGGGCGCCGGTCATGATCCGGATCGCGGCGCCGGAGCGCACCCGCTCGGTGGCCCGGTAGCCCGCCGGGACGTCGTCGACCACGGTGAGCTCGACCGGCGCCTCCTTGCTGGCACCGGCGACGTCGGCGACCCGGACCGCGTACCCGTCCATCGACGAGTTGTCGAACGACGGCAGCGGCCACGGGGCGACCACGTCCTCGGCGAGCAGGCAGCCCTGGGCCTCCACCAGCTTCTGGTCCAGCGGTTCGAGCGGCGTGATGCCCTCGAGTGCGAGCCGCAGGTGCTCGTCGACGCTCCTCACCCGGCACCGTCCGCCGGCGGCGCGCCGTCCTCCAGAAGCGGGTCCTCGGGAAACGCGTCCTCAGGCAGCGAAGCCACGAACGAGCGCAGCCAGGCGCGCAGCGGCGGGCCGAGGTCCGGCCGCTCGCAGGCCAGCCGGATCACGGCCTGCAGGTAGGACTGCTTGTCCCCCGTGTCGTAGCGGCGGCCGCGGAAGACGACGCCGTGCACGCCGCCGCCGTCCTCCGCCGGCATCGAGGCCAGCGTCCGCAGCGCGTCGGTGAGCTGGATCTCCCCGCCGCGGCCCGGCTGGGTCCGGTGCAGCGCCGCGAAGACCGCCGGGTCCAGCACGTAGCGCCCGATCACCGCCAGGTTGCTGGGGGCCTCGTCGGCGGGGGGCTTCTCCACCAGGTCGGTGACGCGCACGACGTCGGACTGGCCACTGGGCTCCACGGCGGCGCAGCCGTACAGCGAGATCTGCTCGTGCGGCACCTCCATCAGGCAGACCACCGAGCCGCCGTGCTGCTCGCGGACACCGAGCATGGCGGGCAGCACCGGGTCGCGGGCATCGATGAGGTCGTCGCCGAGGAGCACCGCGAACGGCTCGCCACCGACGTGCTGCTCGGCCACCAGGACCGCGTGCCCGAGGCCGAGCGGGTCGCCCTGCCGGACGTAGTGGACGCGGGCCAGGTCGCTGGACCGCTCGACCAGCTCCAGCCGCGGCTCGTCGCCCTTGCGCTCGAGCACCGTCTCCAGCTCGAGGTTGCGGTCGAAGTGGTCCTCCAGTGCCTGCTTGCCCCGACCGGTGATGAACAGCACGTCGTCGAGACCGGCGGCCACCGCCTCCTCGACGACGTACTCGATCGCGGGCTTGTCGACGACCGGGAGCATCTCCTTGGGCGTCGCCTTGGTGGCCGGCAGGAAGCGGGTCCCCAGTCCGGCGGCCGGCACGACGGCCTTCGTCACACGCATGTGGAGACCCTACGGCGTCGGTACGCAAGCATGGGGGCGTGACCGACCCGACGGACAAGCGCGCCCTCCGGGCAGCGATCAGGGCGGCGCGGGCGGCCCGGCCACCGCACGAGCGGGCCCATGCCGCGGAGGCGATCGCCGCCCACGTGCTGGGGCTGCCGGAGCTGGCCGCCGCGGGATGTGTGACCGCGTACTGCTCGTACGGGGGCGAGCCGGGCACGGCGCCGCTGCTGGCCGGGCTGGTCGGCCGCGGGGTGCGGGTGCTGCTGCCCGTGGTGCACGACGGGGAGGACCTCGGCTGGGCGGAGTACGACGGTCCCGGCTCAGTGGCGGAGTCCCCGCGCGGCATCCCCGAGCCGGTCGGGCCGGAGTTGGGCCGGGGCGCGCAGACGTTGCAGCGCAGCGAGGTCACCGTGCTGCTCATCCCGGCGACCGCGGTCGACCGGGCGGGAGCGCGCCTGGGCCAGGGCCGCGGCTACTACGACCGGGTGCTGGCGGACCTGCCCCGGTACGGCGACGGGGGTCCGCTGCGGGTCGCCCTGGTCCACGACGAGGAGCTGCTGGACGTCGGCGCCGTGCCGGTCGAGCCGCACGACGGCCCGGTCGACGCGGTGGTCACCGACCGGCGGGTCCTGCGGGTGGGGAACCCGGCGCCGGCACCGCCGCCGGCCGGGTAGCGCACGGGGGACGCCGTGCGCGTGCTGCTGCTCTTCGCCCTGGTGGGCCTGCTGGCGTTCGTGCTGGCCCGGTGGGCGGTCACCAGGAGGCCGCACTGGATCAGCCTGACCCTGGTCCTGCTGGTGCTGCTCCCGACCGCCTGGTTCGAGCTGCGCTGGCGGGCGGCGGAGAACGCGTTCTCCGCGGTCACCCGGATGCTGGTCCCCGGGGCCGAGGGTGCGGCCTGCCAGCGGATGCTGGCCACCTGGACCTACGGCGGCCTGGAGTGGGGGCACGTCCAGTTCGACGCCGCAGGGCGGCCGGAGGCGGTGGCCTGGCTGTCGTACGACGCCTGCCGGCACCTGCGGGACTGGTACTTCTCGGACAAGTCCGCGCCCACGCTGGACCAGGTCCGCGCGGTGGAGATCCTGGCGCACGAGGCGGAGCACCTGCGCGGCCAGCGCAGCGAGGCCGTCGCGGAGTGCGACGCGCTGCAGCGCACCGAGGAGGCCGCGACCGCCCTCGGGGCGACGCCGGAGCAGGCCCGCGCCCTGGTGCTGACCTACTGGCGCGTGATCTACCCGCGGCTGTGGTCGGAGTACCGCACCGGGGACTGCCGCGAGGACGGCCCGCTGGACCGGACCCCGGGCGACGGGGTCTGGCCGTAGCGGACGTCGGGCTGCCGCGACTCCTGCCGCGGCGACTCCTGCTGCTGCGACTCCTGCGACGACTACTGCTGCGGCGGCTGCAGGGTCAGCCGCTCCTGCGCCGCCGCGTCGACCGCGGAGCGGGTGAACGGCCACGGGAAGTGCTCGCCGGTGCGCCAGGCCTCGTTCTGGTCGTTGTAGTTGGGGTTGAACGCGTGCCCGCTGGCGCCGGTCAGGTTGACCCAGGTGGACCGGTCCAGGTCCGCGAGGTCGACGACCTGGCGCATGCTGGGCACCCAGTCGACGGCGTACCCGTCCGGTGGGCTCCAGCCGGTCGCCTGGACGATCGAGCCACCGCCACCGACCTCGACC
It includes:
- the moaC gene encoding cyclic pyranopterin monophosphate synthase MoaC, giving the protein MSEDPRLTHVDERGAARMVDVSGKEVTVRTATATGRVAVSGEVVRLLRGPGVPKGDALAVARIAGIQAAKRTPDLVPLCHPIAIHGVTVDLDVRDDHVAISATVRTADRTGVEMEALTCVTVAALALVDMVKAVDPAAVIDAVRVEEKTGGKTGLWRREG
- the galU gene encoding UTP--glucose-1-phosphate uridylyltransferase GalU, yielding MRVTKAVVPAAGLGTRFLPATKATPKEMLPVVDKPAIEYVVEEAVAAGLDDVLFITGRGKQALEDHFDRNLELETVLERKGDEPRLELVERSSDLARVHYVRQGDPLGLGHAVLVAEQHVGGEPFAVLLGDDLIDARDPVLPAMLGVREQHGGSVVCLMEVPHEQISLYGCAAVEPSGQSDVVRVTDLVEKPPADEAPSNLAVIGRYVLDPAVFAALHRTQPGRGGEIQLTDALRTLASMPAEDGGGVHGVVFRGRRYDTGDKQSYLQAVIRLACERPDLGPPLRAWLRSFVASLPEDAFPEDPLLEDGAPPADGAG
- a CDS encoding 5-formyltetrahydrofolate cyclo-ligase, with amino-acid sequence MTDPTDKRALRAAIRAARAARPPHERAHAAEAIAAHVLGLPELAAAGCVTAYCSYGGEPGTAPLLAGLVGRGVRVLLPVVHDGEDLGWAEYDGPGSVAESPRGIPEPVGPELGRGAQTLQRSEVTVLLIPATAVDRAGARLGQGRGYYDRVLADLPRYGDGGPLRVALVHDEELLDVGAVPVEPHDGPVDAVVTDRRVLRVGNPAPAPPPAG
- a CDS encoding GNAT family protein, coding for MSASGSRRPWPVDLSDGPVGLRPIRQRDAGAWREVRSRNAEWLRPWEATLPLPDEDVPPTFGVMVRRLRAEARELRALPFVVTVDGRLAGQLTVGGITYGSLRAAHVGYWVDQAVAGRGVMPTAVALAVDHCFDVLRLHRIEVNIRPENEASRRVVEKLGFRYEGLRPRYLHIDGDWRDHLSFALTAEEVPGGLLARWHLVRAQA
- a CDS encoding EAL domain-containing protein, which gives rise to MSTGVVSDPQVAPGEQDAARWSGTWRHRSAATALAGVAAGVVFSQLVIARSPVPPWTSVLILVLAVAVLGQVWGSPGSVVRRGAAAVAVVGGVGGAFFALQFLLGIGSEATGRPSPYAAIAACLVAGGVAVLDRRSPTSVLVGATALLTAGFIPLVALLRGAYGDPGTVDPVADTSIPFESALLLLAVVMAAALARPRRLPLGAVTESGAMPLAVAAVLGLVVSTVATRSLADRWSLLHDPRAATTAEVLLQIVVIGLILATAIVVASTQQRRQAQRVAEDAAQRAYRQVMSGSAVGFAVLDPFGRVTAANASFVELVGASDGGVVGTAWQDLMGRSGAVEANGPAQRVRILRDDGSVAWGDVVATRGHAGGSTLLQVVDRTDEHRAETQLRWAAEHDAVTGVLSRPEVLSRLEGVASEWGPGARCVLVTDLDGFRVVNEAFSGSAGDAVLREVAGQLQDAVGERASVGRLYSDVFLVVGAAGSGTAAAEHAEAAGQVLGADRRVVGQRIRLSACVGATATRPGADADDLVQEAMAALATAKRAGPGRTAVYTEEMRGRAREAVHLRDGLMRLRDLGDRAHELEFWFQPIVDLRTTDTVGYEALARWRHPQRGLIAAGQFLEAAEDDPSLIQWIGERALDAAGAFASSLDPELRVTVNLSGTQVSAPDLLGSFVDRAVAVAPRPGALAAEITETVLSRVSPEAAGHLTRMVRAGVPLYVDDFGAGFSSVAHLRDLPVGALKLDRAYTSAALGGEGPLRLAEGIASLAEGMGLHTVAEGIETVEHARVMRAAGWRAGQGWYLGHPAPADHWLPAPA
- a CDS encoding molybdopterin molybdotransferase MoeA codes for the protein MRSVDEHLRLALEGITPLEPLDQKLVEAQGCLLAEDVVAPWPLPSFDNSSMDGYAVRVADVAGASKEAPVELTVVDDVPAGYRATERVRSGAAIRIMTGAPLPEGAEAVVPVEQTDGGTQRVRISAPAAEGAYIRRSGEDVQAGDVVMTAGQVLGPRQLALLAAVGRGRALVRPRPRVVVLSTGSELVEAGAALSPGLIPDSNGVMLAVAAQAAGADAFRAGPVRDDEALLLDTLEDQLVRADLVVTSGGVSAGAYDTVKAVLQRLGTVEFVKVAMQPGMPQGFGRLGPDETPIFTLPGNPVSAYVSFEVFVRPVIRRMLGFARVHRPTVTAEVLEPFTSPLGKTQFARGRLSMGDGGYTVRPVGGQGSHILGGLARADCLIVVPPETTEVAAGDLMTVLDLESDVEE
- a CDS encoding molybdopterin-binding protein gives rise to the protein MPRALVITVSNRAAAGVYPDRSGPVLVDGLAGLGLDVDGPTVVPDGDPVEAVLRDAVAAGYDLVVTTGGTGLTPGDLTPEMTRRVLDREIPGLAEALRSYGAAHGVATAVLSRGLAGLAGRTLVVNLPGSTGGVRDGLAVLGPVLGHALDQVRGGDHPRTEAP